GTTTGGATTTTCCGTGGCGAAATCCTTGACGGCATGAATAGTGTATACAATCCCGTCAAAGAAGAGCAGACTCGTGCGCCAAAACGCCGTGGTCGTGGTGGAAACCGTCGAAACTCAGACAGAGGTTAAACTATGTTACAGCCAAAACGTACCAAGTTTCGTAAAATGCATAAAGGTCGTAACACTGGGCTAGCTCATCGTGGAAGCACCGTTGCATTCGGACAAATTGGTCTAAAATCTTTGACGCGTGGTCGTATGACAGCTCGTCAAATTGAAGCGGCACGTCGTACCATTACTCGTAAAATTAAGCGTGGTGGTAAGATTTGGATTCGTGTATTCCCAGATA
The nucleotide sequence above comes from Psychrobacter sp. P2G3. Encoded proteins:
- the rplP gene encoding 50S ribosomal protein L16; protein product: MLQPKRTKFRKMHKGRNTGLAHRGSTVAFGQIGLKSLTRGRMTARQIEAARRTITRKIKRGGKIWIRVFPDKPITNKPLEVRMGKGKGPVEYWVCEIKPGKVLYEIEGVPEELAREAFTLAAAKLPFKTTIVKRTIM